A genomic region of Nakaseomyces glabratus chromosome C, complete sequence contains the following coding sequences:
- a CDS encoding alpha-mannosyltransferase (CAGL0C04026g~Has domain(s) with predicted transferase activity, transferring glycosyl groups activity and role in protein glycosylation) translates to MEKLYMKKSLLVYRTKKVLRQHCVTISLCVSLLFIIFTVFGGSSVDDRQGYDLLNLSLEQGSTFASKYSVFKYVSSRIYENEKKPGRLMFLKKLFPFGNNGRDLHERSVLSNWDKASKADQCALLLQGFYLDPKWDNADILTEREEKEDYRNMQLAIERMRTYKYCFMDEDIDILDTFKAAGFSPNEAYVFQKKLFMFLKQTDGSTTEYLYPRIENLRTGVITEEPTTDLSVSEYNAKFIPTWRNMAKGKGIAVSVSPKEIRMLHSLFAVLNQQGNKLPIQIIDKGETLTLADKELIKSYAVKTNQDVSVVDLSPIIDAEYADENIIGMHNKWFAAMFNTFEEVLLLDVDVIPFVGTEKFFQLEPYTSRHILFWRNRDIKKKNPKYCPEAAIFLEPTTEEHQVLKTDLHHKLFTKQVRNPATSEDKALSEFCFQRKSNHVDPGLIVFNKKLRFQTFAITELLHQHDTFRACVGTGADALILGAFAAGETFRLDPRDAGIVGSISYSEADKMNFVCGTQIAHNDDKDNLLWISGGGRTCKNPDLLVEDFAADEEYYEVRYGNYGNAETIYKSKIRIDGYLAPKVSQKEWVVIPDCGNTMRCAFVDSNVKDFSGRSIKYNDETKSRVTNLIDIWYNAE, encoded by the coding sequence ATGGAAAAGCTGTATATGAAGAAGAGCCTGCTTGTGTACAGGACTAAGAAGGTCTTGAGGCAACATTGCGTGACTATTTCTCTTTGCGTTTCGTTGCTgttcattatatttactGTTTTTGGTGGTTCTTCTGTCGATGATAGACAAGGATACGACTTGCTGAACTTGAGTCTGGAGCAAGGGTCCACATTTGCTTCTAAATACTCAGTCTTCAAATATGTCTCTTCCAGgatatatgaaaatgagaAGAAGCCAGGCAGATTGatgttcttgaagaaactaTTCCCATTCGGTAACAATGGGAGAGATTTACATGAGCGTTCCGTGCTCTCCAACTGGGATAAAGCTAGTAAGGCTGACCAATGTGCGTTGCTTCTACAAGGGTTTTATTTGGATCCCAAGTGGGACAACGCTGACATTTTGACTgagagagaagaaaaagaagattaCAGAAATATGCAATTGGCCATTGAACGTATGAGAACATACAAGTACTGCTTCATGGACGAAGATATTGACATCTTGGATACTTTCAAGGCGGCAGGGTTCTCCCCCAATGAAGCATATGTCttccaaaaaaaactgTTTATGTTTTTGAAGCAGACTGACGGGAGTACCACAGAATACTTGTATCcaagaattgaaaacttACGTACAGGTGTTATTACAGAAGAACCAACCACTGATTTATCTGTAAGTGAGTATAATGCAAAGTTCATTCCTACTTGGAGGAATATGGCAAAGGGTAAAGGTATCGCGGTATCAGTTTCCCCAAAGGAAATTAGAATGTTACATTCTTTATTTGCTGTGTTGAATCAACAAGGTAACAAACTACCTATTCAGATTATTGATAAGGGCGAAACATTAACTTTGGCAGACAAAGAACTGATAAAGTCTTACGCAGTAAAAACTAACCAGGATGTTTCAGTTGTTGATCTCAGCCCTATAATTGATGCTGAATATGCagatgaaaatattatagGAATGCATAATAAATGGTTTGCTGCAATGTTTAATacctttgaagaagttctATTGCTAGATGTAGATGTAATACCATTTGTTGGAACAGAAAAGttttttcaacttgaaCCTTACACTTCAAGACATATCTTGTTCTGGAGGAACAGAGatatcaagaaaaagaatCCAAAATACTGTCCTGAAGCAGCTATTTTCTTGGAACCAACTACTGAAGAGCACCAGGTGTTGAAAACTGATCTACATCACAAACTATTTACAAAACAAGTGAGAAACCCTGCCACTTCTGAAGACAAAGCTCTTTCCGAGTTCTGCTTTCAAAGGAAGTCAAATCATGTTGATCCTGGCTTAATTGTGTTCAATAAGAAGCTCAGATTCCAGACATTTGCTATCACAGAGTTATTGCACCAACACGATACATTTAGGGCATGCGTCGGTACCGGTGCTGATGCGCTCATATTAGGTGCTTTTGCTGCTGGCGAAACATTTAGACTAGACCCAAGAGACGCTGGTATCGTTGGTTCTATAAGTTACTCGGAAGCAGACAAGATGAACTTTGTCTGTGGTACTCAAATCGCACACAATGATGACAAGGACAATTTGCTATGGATATCTGGTGGAGGCAGGACGTGCAAAAACCCAGATCTGCTGGTGGAAGATTTTGCAGCTGATGAAGAGTATTACGAGGTGCGTTATGGTAACTACGGTAATGCTGAAACTATTTACAAATCCAAGATACGGATCGATGGCTACTTAGCACCGAAGGTCAGCCAGAAGGAATGGGTCGTCATCCCGGACTGTGGCAACACTATGAGATGTGCCTTTGTGGATTCCAACGTCAAGGACTTTAGTGGTAGATCCATTAAGTATAACGACGAGACCAAATCGAGAGTCACCAATCTAATAGATATTTGGTACAATGCCGAGTAA
- a CDS encoding alpha-mannosyltransferase (CAGL0C04048g~Has domain(s) with predicted transferase activity, transferring glycosyl groups activity and role in protein glycosylation): MNRRTKSLLRRYILAIIVILSLTFVFYSNTLTTVVSTVNVADTQDYTSGLKHASPVSPFSYVNNYLLNSEKTRSSTVKKLLPFLNKPKDGLVDWNSSSKYQKCLLLVKSMYKAHPHWSNRDIMTAYDNESVEDLNLQLAGERIKIYKQCFLDNDIEPIEFFKRLSIPDVDAYDFQKRMFYFFRDITASNTDYFHPAIKNVKSGEVVSKPKTKLTPQEYNANIIGNWRKLSRGKGIVLTVSQSDVPLLRQQFRVWKELGNKLPIQVVHKGTEINAELEQKIKEYAIEMEQDVYVVDLSPVIDPDFAENSIQNFHNKWYAAIFNTFEELILIDADAIPYVPAEDFLKSKSYKKTGLRLWRDRDITHERTLHFCVEMAPYFEPTLEEHNLIGTTLSYRLTDSGLKDAKDSEGRALYEFFQKMYLHHVDSGLVVIDKKDKIHSLIMSEILHSHTRFGRCTYGDKELFMLGAYMVGESYTLEAQSAAIIGTVGYEKEFSRHYICATQMGHSDEDNRLLWSNGGLRTCKFDCAEEDFNKDEEYYKKRYQNVDNLKAVYSSRLNIDGFIIPDTTVNKWLQLSECRQYMYCAHVDDNREKDKGTLVRLTDEEKQKVNRISEFWNSAKI; encoded by the coding sequence ATGAATCGCAGGACTAAGAGTCTGCTGAGAAGGTACATTTTAGCGATTATAGTGATCTTGTCACTGACGTTTGTCTTCTACAGCAATACTCTCACAACTGTTGTAAGTACTGTGAATGTGGCCGATACCCAAGATTACACTTCCGGATTGAAGCACGCTTCTCCAGTTTCGCCTTTCAGCTATGTGAACAACTATCTTCTGAACTCAGAGAAGACCCGTTCTAGCACCGTGAAGAAACTGCTGCCATTTCTGAATAAGCCAAAGGATGGTCTTGTCGATTGGAACAGCAGTTCCAAGTATCAAAAGTGTCTACTGTTGGTGAAGAGCATGTATAAGGCACACCCTCATTGGAGTAACCGTGATATCATGACTGCATATGATAACGAAAGTGTAGAAGATCTGAATCTACAACTAGCGGGAGAAAGGATAAAAATCTACAAGCAGTGCTTCCTGGATAACGACATTGAACCTAtagaatttttcaaaagacTGAGTATACCTGACGTTGACGCATATGATTTTCAAAAGAGGATGTTCTATTTCTTCAGAGATATCACTGCTAGCAACACCGACTACTTCCACCCAGCCATAAAGAACGTGAAAAGTGGTGAGGTTGTCTCCAAACCTAAGACCAAGCTAACACCTCAAGAATATAACGCAAACATCATTGGGAATTGGCGTAAGCTATCCCGCGGGAAAGGTATCGTTTTAACTGTAAGCCAATCGGATGTCCCTCTTTTACGTCAACAGTTCAGAGTTTGGAAGGAACTCGGTAACAAATTGCCTATTCAGGTTGTGCACAAAGGTACAGAAATTAATGCCGAGTTGGAGCAAAAGATCAAAGAATATGCTATAGAGATGGAGCAAGATGTTTATGTGGTTGATTTGAGCCCAGTTATCGATCCAGATTTTGCTGAAAACTCTATCCAGAACTTTCATAACAAGTGGTACGCTGCCATCTTCAATACTTTCGAAGAATTAATTCTGATAGATGCCGATGCTATCCCATACGTGCCTGCTGAAGATTTCCTGAAATCAAAGTCATACAAAAAGACGGGTTTGAGATTATGGAGAGACAGGGATATTACACATGAACGTACGTTACACTTCTGTGTAGAGATGGCACCATACTTTGAACCAACTCTTGAAGAACACAATCTCATAGGCACAACCTTGAGCTACAGACTAACAGATTCGGGGCTCAAGGATGCTAAGGATTCTGAAGGGAGAGCCCTGTATGAGTTTTTCCAGAAGATGTATCTGCACCATGTTGACAGTGGTCTGGTGGTTATTGACAAGAAAGACAAGATACACAGTTTAATCATGTCCGAGATCTTGCATAGTCATACCAGGTTCGGAAGATGCACTTACGGTGATAAAGAGCTTTTCATGCTTGGTGCATATATGGTTGGCGAGAGTTACACGTTAGAAGCTCAGAGTGCAGCGATTATAGGTACCGTTGGCTACGAGAAGGAGTTCTCTAGGCATTACATATGCGCAACACAAATGGGACACAGTGACGAAGACAATAGACTTCTGTGGTCTAATGGTGGTCTAAGAACTTGTAAATTTGACTGTGCAGAGGAAGATTTTAATAAGGATGAAGaatactacaaaaaaagatatcagAACGTAGACAATCTAAAGGCCGTCTACTCTTCTAGGTTAAACATAGATGGTTTCATTATTCCTGATACAACAGTAAACAAGTGGCTACAACTAAGTGAATGTAGGCAGTATATGTATTGCGCCCACGTTGACGATAATAGAGAGAAAGATAAGGGGACTCTTGTCAGATTGACCGACGAGGAAAAGCAAAAAGTGAACAGAATCTCTGAATTTTGGAACTCAgcaaaaatttga
- the TRP1 gene encoding phosphoribosylanthranilate isomerase TRP1 (CAGL0C04092g~Phosphoribosylanthranilate isomerase involved in tryptophan biosynthesis), whose protein sequence is MSFDSLLDKNDKLVKVCGIQTVEAAETALQAGADLIGIICVPNRKRTIESAVAREISKLIHKSGTTKLVGVFRNQSVEDVHRLSEEYDLDIIQLHGDESWPEYYNVIKKPIIKRVIFPRDVDVVTQVCQRKPLVCLPLFDSEAGGTGEKLDWSSISSWASEQNNVFYILAGGLTAENVMEAVGLPGVIGVDVSGGVETDGVKDNDKIIKYVQNAKKQ, encoded by the coding sequence ATGTCATTTGATTCGTTACTCGACAAGAATGATAAGCTGGTAAAAGTTTGCGGGATTCAAACCGTCGAGGCTGCCGAAACTGCGCTTCAAGCAGGCGCTGATTTGATAGGGATCATATGTGTCCCCAACAGGAAGCGGACTATCGAGAGCGCTGTGGCTCGTGAAATATCCAAATTGATTCACAAATCAGGTACTACAAAGCTGGTGGGGGTGTTCAGGAATCAATCTGTTGAGGACGTACATCGGCTTTCTGAGGAATATGACCTTGACATAATCCAATTACATGGTGATGAATCATGGCCAGAGTACTATAACGTCATTAAGAAACCAATAATCAAAAGAGTCATATTCCCTAGAGATGTCGATGTTGTAACACAAGTGTGTCAAAGAAAACCCTTGGTATGTCTACCATTGTTCGACTCCGAGGCAGGCGGTACAGGTGAAAAGCTGGACTGGTCCAGTATTTCCTCCTGGGCAAGCGAACAGAATAACGTATTTTATATACTAGCGGGTGGACTAACTGCAGAAAACGTCATGGAGGCGGTGGGGTTGCCTGGTGTAATTGGTGTTGACGTCTCAGGTGGTGTAGAGACTGACGGCGTCAAAGACAATGACAAGATAATTAAATATGTACAAAATGCAAAGAAACAATGA
- the HHT1 gene encoding histone H3 (CAGL0C04114g~Ortholog(s) have role in DNA methylation, global genome nucleotide-excision repair, rRNA transcription, regulation of DNA methylation and regulation of extent of heterochromatin assembly, more): protein MARTKQTARKSTGGKAPRKQLASKAARKSAPSTGGVKKPHRYKPGTVALREIRRFQKSTELLIRKLPFQRLVREIAQDFKTDLRFQSSAIGALQESVEAYLVSLFEDTNLAAIHAKRVTIQKKDIKLARRLRGERS, encoded by the coding sequence ATGGCTAGAACCAAGCAAACCGCAAGAAAGTCTACTGGTGGTAAGGCCCCAAGAAAGCAACTAGCTTCTAAGGCTGCCAGAAAATCCGCTCCATCTACCGGTGGTGTCAAGAAGCCTCACAGATATAAGCCAGGTACCGTCGCTTTGAGAGAAATCAGAAGATTCCAAAAGTCTACTGAACTTTTGATCAGAAAGTTGCCTTTCCAAAGACTAGTCAGAGAAATCGCCCAAGATTTCAAGACCGATCTAAGATTCCAATCCTCTGCCATCGGTGCTCTACAGGAATCCGTTGAAGCTTACTTGGTCTCTTTGTTCGAAGACACCAACTTGGCCGCTATCCACGCTAAGCGTGTTACCATCCAAAAGAAGGATATCAAGTTGGCTAGAAGATTGAGAGGTGAAAGATCCTAA
- a CDS encoding histone H4 (CAGL0C04136g~Ortholog(s) have role in histone H3-K79 methylation, sexual sporulation resulting in formation of a cellular spore, transfer RNA gene-mediated silencing and replication fork protection complex localization) produces MSGRGKGGKGLGKGGAKRHRKILRDNIQGITKPAIRRLARRGGVKRISGLIYEEVRAVLKSFLESVIRDAVTYTEHAKRKTVTSLDVVYALKRQGRTLYGFGG; encoded by the coding sequence ATGTCCGGTAGAGGTAAAGGTGGTAAAGGTTTGGGTAAAGGTGGTGCTAAGCGTCACAGAAAGATTCTTAGAGATAACATTCAAGGTATCACCAAGCCAGCTATCAGAAGATTAGCCAGAAGAGGTGGTGTCAAGCGTATCTCCGGTCTGATCTACGAAGAAGTCAGAGCCGTTCTAAAGTCTTTCTTGGAATCTGTTATCAGAGACGCCGTCACATACACTGAACACGCCAAGAGAAAGACCGTCACTTCTCTAGATGTCGTCTACGCTTTGAAGAGACAAGGTAGAACCTTGTACGGTTTCGGTGGTTAA